Proteins from one Triticum aestivum cultivar Chinese Spring chromosome 7A, IWGSC CS RefSeq v2.1, whole genome shotgun sequence genomic window:
- the LOC123153348 gene encoding uncharacterized protein has translation MAASLLSRAASAAFALRGGARLLPKETPLPPPLLLPLLLILLATAAGTLPAVVTLPLQPPPRSARSDSVRLLETCRAGSDGRAAEVGCGASLSPSMTRFGIAVRFNAMSSAVSEAATTTAASSVVHAVPRTEPVMSAEWLHANLRDPDVKVLDASWSEDGEFLIPIEFILCRFLRHDLDCRSHVQVQ, from the exons ATGGCGGCCTCGCTCCTCTCGCGCGCCGCCTCGGCCGCCTTCGCCCTCCGCGGCGGCGCCCGGCTCCTCCCCAAGGAAaccccccttcctcctcccctcctcctcccactcctcctcatcctcctcgccaccgccgccggcacGCTCCCCGCGGTCGTAACCCTGCCGCTGCAACCACCGCCTCGATCTGCCAGGTCTGATAGTGTTCGCCTCTTGGAAACTTGCAGGGCAGGGTCGGATGGGCGCGCGGCGGAGGTCGGGTGCGGGGCGTCGCTGTCACCGTCGATGACGCGGTTCGGGATCGCCGTGCGCTTCAACGCCATGTCGTCGGCCGTCTCGGAGGCCGCCACCACCACGGCCGCGTCGAGCGTCGTCCACGCGGTGCCGCGGACCGAGCCTGTCATGTCCGCCGAGTGGCTGCACGCCAACCTCAGGGACCCTGATGTGAAG GTACTTGATGCCTCTTGGTCAGAAGATGGCGAGTTCCTCATTCCAATTGAGTTTATATTGTGTAGGTTTCTTCGTCATGATCTGGATTGCCGCAGTCATGTTCAAGTCCAATGA